A part of Streptomyces sp. DSM 40750 genomic DNA contains:
- a CDS encoding (2Fe-2S)-binding protein, which yields MTVAHLETAQADPATHVPELFAAAYRRLDTVCEALSVRITEPGRPVTPRPSARNAPPVDQVPDETVDLMEGQESIEAFVEAEAARIQDRHDHTAPRHVAASRALHDYAWSVGLLMSGVWYLERRVPRIAPGDIRVDLASGTYEISPGAEFVCLPDDPAAALPGARAVPHQEALRAELRAAVAEHMGPVLEAIRPYVRRGSRALWGLVSDDLVSGLWYLGRMLGDEAAGVRAASEVLPTARAPFPGGADFRSLRTSDGREHPTRTRMGCCLYYTIRPAEACSTCPRTGDAERLRRLEG from the coding sequence ATGACCGTGGCCCACCTGGAAACCGCCCAGGCCGACCCCGCCACGCATGTCCCGGAACTCTTCGCCGCCGCCTACCGCCGCCTGGACACGGTGTGCGAGGCGCTGTCCGTACGCATCACGGAACCCGGCCGCCCGGTCACCCCGCGGCCGTCGGCCCGCAACGCGCCGCCCGTCGATCAAGTCCCCGACGAGACAGTTGATCTGATGGAGGGTCAGGAAAGCATCGAAGCCTTCGTCGAGGCGGAGGCCGCTCGTATCCAGGACCGCCACGACCACACGGCGCCCCGGCATGTCGCCGCCTCCCGCGCCCTGCACGACTACGCCTGGTCGGTCGGCCTGCTGATGAGCGGCGTCTGGTACCTGGAGCGGCGCGTGCCCCGGATCGCCCCCGGCGACATACGGGTCGACCTGGCGTCAGGCACGTACGAGATCAGCCCCGGCGCCGAGTTCGTCTGCCTGCCGGACGACCCGGCGGCTGCCCTGCCCGGTGCCCGGGCGGTCCCCCACCAGGAGGCCCTGCGCGCCGAGTTGAGGGCCGCCGTCGCGGAGCACATGGGCCCGGTGCTGGAGGCGATCAGGCCGTACGTCCGCCGGGGCTCGCGTGCGCTGTGGGGTCTGGTCTCCGACGACCTCGTCTCCGGCCTCTGGTACCTCGGCCGCATGCTGGGCGACGAAGCCGCCGGTGTCCGGGCCGCCTCCGAGGTCCTCCCCACCGCCCGCGCGCCCTTCCCCGGCGGCGCCGACTTCCGTTCCCTCCGCACGAGCGACGGCCGCGAACACCCGACCCGCACCCGCATGGGCTGCTGCCTCTACTACACGATCCGCCCGGCCGAGGCCTGCTCCACCTGCCCGCGCACAGGCGACGCGGAGCGGCTGCGGCGACTGGAGGGCTGA